A genomic region of Gemmata massiliana contains the following coding sequences:
- the thrS gene encoding threonine--tRNA ligase: MATEAELKAAGEKYIPKDYDPALYKLRHSLAHVLAQAVVERFPQAKPTIGPPVEYGFYYDFDLDVNPSDGDLEWIGNRMRQIIKGKHAFKVREISADEGRELFKDNPYKLELIDGLTAGKDEYGNASADAPTITVYQQDTFSDLCRGPHVETTGDLDAKGFKIQQVTGSYWRGDSKNKALKRFHATAWVNGDDLKAHLARLEEAAKRDHRKVGRELELFANEPVFGSGFPMLLPKGATIRRLLETFITDYERRAGYLHVFTPDIAKKELYKISGHWDHYKDSMFPPMDMGEGGNDDEELCLRPMCCPHHIQVYKSKARSYRDLPIRIAELGNMYRFERSGVVGGLSRVRCMTLNDAHLFVRPDQVKQEIAGVLSLMKKAYADLGITEYRFRLSKNGDPDGPATDKYVDNPAMWESSTTMLREVLTESGMPFFEAWNEAAFYGPKIDVQVKDVMGREETLSTIQADQHLPAKFELEYKDSDDTPKRPVMIHRGVISTMERMMSYLIELYAGAFPVWLAPVQVAIVPIGDRHFEFAQKLGDQLLDKDHRVDVDLSSKRMQAKIRDAQLQKIPYILVIGDKEMEANAVAVRLRSGEDLGAKPVAEFVAMLEKAIATRTLKLVPDA, translated from the coding sequence ATGGCAACCGAAGCGGAGCTGAAGGCGGCGGGCGAAAAGTACATCCCCAAGGACTACGACCCCGCGCTCTACAAACTGCGCCACTCCCTCGCGCACGTTCTCGCGCAAGCGGTCGTCGAGCGGTTCCCGCAGGCGAAGCCCACCATCGGCCCGCCCGTCGAGTACGGGTTCTACTACGACTTCGACCTCGACGTGAACCCGTCCGACGGCGACCTGGAGTGGATCGGCAACCGGATGCGGCAGATCATCAAGGGGAAGCACGCCTTCAAGGTGCGCGAGATCAGCGCCGACGAGGGCCGCGAACTCTTCAAGGACAACCCGTACAAACTCGAACTCATCGACGGGCTGACCGCGGGCAAGGACGAGTACGGGAACGCCTCGGCCGACGCGCCGACCATTACCGTTTACCAGCAGGACACTTTCTCCGACCTCTGCCGCGGGCCGCACGTCGAAACCACCGGCGACCTCGACGCGAAGGGGTTCAAGATCCAGCAGGTCACCGGCTCCTACTGGCGCGGCGACAGCAAGAACAAGGCGCTCAAGCGGTTCCACGCGACCGCGTGGGTCAACGGCGACGACCTGAAGGCGCACCTCGCGCGGCTCGAAGAAGCGGCCAAGCGCGACCACCGCAAAGTGGGCCGCGAGCTGGAACTGTTCGCCAACGAACCGGTGTTCGGCTCCGGCTTCCCGATGCTGCTGCCGAAGGGCGCGACCATCCGCCGGCTGCTCGAAACCTTCATTACCGACTACGAGCGCCGCGCCGGCTACCTGCACGTGTTCACCCCGGACATCGCGAAGAAGGAGTTGTACAAGATCAGCGGCCACTGGGACCACTATAAGGACAGCATGTTCCCGCCGATGGACATGGGCGAGGGAGGGAACGACGACGAGGAGCTGTGCCTGCGTCCCATGTGCTGCCCGCACCACATCCAGGTGTACAAGAGCAAGGCGCGGAGCTACCGCGACCTGCCCATCCGCATCGCGGAACTCGGCAACATGTACCGGTTCGAGCGGAGCGGGGTGGTCGGCGGGCTGTCGCGCGTCCGGTGCATGACCCTCAACGACGCGCACCTGTTCGTCCGGCCCGATCAGGTGAAGCAGGAGATCGCGGGCGTCCTGAGCCTGATGAAGAAGGCCTACGCCGACCTGGGCATCACCGAGTACCGGTTCCGGCTCTCGAAGAACGGCGACCCGGACGGCCCCGCGACCGACAAGTACGTCGATAACCCCGCGATGTGGGAGAGCAGCACCACGATGCTGCGCGAGGTGCTGACCGAGTCCGGGATGCCGTTCTTCGAGGCGTGGAACGAGGCCGCGTTCTACGGGCCGAAGATCGACGTGCAGGTGAAGGACGTGATGGGCCGCGAGGAGACCCTCAGCACCATCCAGGCCGACCAGCACCTACCGGCGAAGTTCGAGCTGGAGTACAAGGACAGCGACGACACCCCGAAGCGCCCGGTGATGATCCACCGCGGCGTCATCTCCACGATGGAGCGGATGATGTCGTACCTGATCGAGCTGTACGCGGGCGCGTTTCCGGTGTGGCTTGCCCCGGTGCAGGTCGCGATCGTACCCATCGGCGACCGGCACTTCGAGTTCGCCCAGAAACTCGGCGACCAGTTGCTCGATAAGGACCACCGGGTCGATGTGGACCTGAGCAGCAAGCGGATGCAGGCGAAGATTCGCGATGCGCAGTTGCAGAAGATCCCGTACATCCTCGTCATCGGCGACAAGGAGATGGAAGCGAATGCGGTGGCCGTGCGCCTCCGGAGCGGCGAAGACCTTGGGGCCAAGCCGGTCGCGGAGTTCGTCGCGATGCTGGAAAAAGCCATTGCGACTCGCACCCTGAAACTGGTCCCGGACGCCTGA
- a CDS encoding TraR/DksA C4-type zinc finger protein, whose translation MIVPQPCARCGGEIPPERVEAMPETMVCVACSQEMGGEFTVIMTPERISKEGSLKKNYGGYSTRKIRKPIKPKNSE comes from the coding sequence ATGATCGTTCCACAACCGTGTGCCCGGTGCGGCGGGGAGATCCCGCCCGAGCGGGTGGAGGCCATGCCCGAGACGATGGTGTGTGTGGCGTGTAGTCAGGAGATGGGCGGAGAGTTCACGGTGATCATGACACCGGAACGAATCAGTAAGGAGGGGAGCCTCAAGAAGAACTACGGTGGGTACAGCACGCGAAAGATCAGAAAGCCGATCAAGCCGAAGAACAGTGAGTGA